A section of the Rhipicephalus sanguineus isolate Rsan-2018 chromosome 11, BIME_Rsan_1.4, whole genome shotgun sequence genome encodes:
- the LOC119374364 gene encoding sprouty-related, EVH1 domain-containing protein 1 isoform X2: MTEASFHDGGCLVRVRAQVMTRDDSTGGWVPLGGGGLSSVSVRKRCDLQPNSTTAVPGACCYQITGEREARVLLSCAIGRDFTYNKVMPTFHHWRAGEHKFGLTFQTSADARAFDKAVRIAMEDLLDDIGDDDVFMTLELPVDSRSSSGSSSAGSGLSPYSANHHLHRINYVRRNDGGPPPSNNHHKGGLLLDDAGNPVQQQPPEPYSYVQFAKHDYSYPLVETLKSGVARDAGAAVPPGGAPVTGQAATVPAPGKKGAAAPPLPSKARGGQKRRQCRHCLEEFSEDSNVRGSCEYAPDNVLACINAASCISCAHCMLYHCMADAEGDFSQRPCSCSGSPRDCRRRWAGLALLSLLVPCLWCYLPLRACHRAAVGCGLCGGRHQA; the protein is encoded by the exons TGGCGGCTGCCTGGTTCGTGTGCGGGCCCAGGTGATGACGCGGGACGACTCGACGGGCGGCTGGGTGCCGCTCGGGGGCGGCGGCCTGAGCAGCGTGTCGGTGCGCAAGCGCTGCGACCTGCAACCGAACAGCACGACGGCCGTGCCCGGCGCCTGCTGCTACCAGATCACCGGCGAGCGCGAGGCCCGCGTGCTGCTCTCGTGCGCCATCGGGCGGGACTTCACGTACAACAAGGTGATGCCCACCTTCCACCACTGGCGCGCCGGCGAGCACAAGTTCGGGCTCACCTTCCAGACGTCGGCAGACGCCAGGGCCTTCGAcaaggccgtgcgcatcgccatGGAAGACCTGCTGGACG ACATCGGCGACGACGACGTGTTCATGACGCTCGAGCTGCCCGTCGACTCGCGCTCCTCATCGGGCTCCTCTTCGGCCGGCAGCGGCCTGTCGCCGTACTCGGCGAACCACCACCTGCACCGCATCAACTACGTGCGCCGCAACGACGGGGGCCCGCCGCCGTCCAACAATCACCACAAGGGCGGCCTGCTCCTGGACGACGCCGGCAACCCCGTGCAGCAGCAGCCGCCGGAGCCCTACTCGTACGTGCAGTTCGCCAAGCACGACTACTCCTACCCGCTGGTCGAGACGCTCAAGAGCGGCGTCGCGCGAGACGCCGGGGCGGCGGTACCTCCGGGTGGCGCCCCGGTCACCGGCCAGGCGGCCACCGTGCCGGCGCCCGGCAAGAAGGgagccgccgcgccgccgcttcCCAGCAAGGCGCGCGGGGGCCAGAAGCGCCGTCAGTGTCGGCACTGCCTCGAGGAGTTCTCGGAGGACAGCAACGTGCGCGGATCGTGCGAGTACGCGCCGGACAACGTGCTCGCGTGCATCAACGCCGCCTCGTGCATCTCGTGCGCCCACTGCATGCTGTATCACTGCATGGCCGACGCCGAGGGCGACTTCAGCCAGCGGCCCTGCTCGTGCTCGGGCTCTCCGAGGGACTGCCGCCGCCGTTGGGCGGgactggcgctgctgtcgctgtTGGTGCCCTGTCTGTGGTGTTACCTGCCCCTCAGGGCCTGCCACCGGGCGGCCGTCGGCTGCGGACTGTGCGGGGGTCGGCACCAGGCCTGA
- the LOC119374364 gene encoding sprouty-related, EVH1 domain-containing protein 1 isoform X1, translated as MTEASFHDGGCLVRVRAQVMTRDDSTGGWVPLGGGGLSSVSVRKRCDLQPNSTTAVPGACCYQITGEREARVLLSCAIGRDFTYNKVMPTFHHWRAGEHKFGLTFQTSADARAFDKAVRIAMEDLLDGVGDMCGTFPDSDIGDDDVFMTLELPVDSRSSSGSSSAGSGLSPYSANHHLHRINYVRRNDGGPPPSNNHHKGGLLLDDAGNPVQQQPPEPYSYVQFAKHDYSYPLVETLKSGVARDAGAAVPPGGAPVTGQAATVPAPGKKGAAAPPLPSKARGGQKRRQCRHCLEEFSEDSNVRGSCEYAPDNVLACINAASCISCAHCMLYHCMADAEGDFSQRPCSCSGSPRDCRRRWAGLALLSLLVPCLWCYLPLRACHRAAVGCGLCGGRHQA; from the exons TGGCGGCTGCCTGGTTCGTGTGCGGGCCCAGGTGATGACGCGGGACGACTCGACGGGCGGCTGGGTGCCGCTCGGGGGCGGCGGCCTGAGCAGCGTGTCGGTGCGCAAGCGCTGCGACCTGCAACCGAACAGCACGACGGCCGTGCCCGGCGCCTGCTGCTACCAGATCACCGGCGAGCGCGAGGCCCGCGTGCTGCTCTCGTGCGCCATCGGGCGGGACTTCACGTACAACAAGGTGATGCCCACCTTCCACCACTGGCGCGCCGGCGAGCACAAGTTCGGGCTCACCTTCCAGACGTCGGCAGACGCCAGGGCCTTCGAcaaggccgtgcgcatcgccatGGAAGACCTGCTGGACG GCGTGGGCGACATGTGCGGCACTTTTCCCGACTCAGACATCGGCGACGACGACGTGTTCATGACGCTCGAGCTGCCCGTCGACTCGCGCTCCTCATCGGGCTCCTCTTCGGCCGGCAGCGGCCTGTCGCCGTACTCGGCGAACCACCACCTGCACCGCATCAACTACGTGCGCCGCAACGACGGGGGCCCGCCGCCGTCCAACAATCACCACAAGGGCGGCCTGCTCCTGGACGACGCCGGCAACCCCGTGCAGCAGCAGCCGCCGGAGCCCTACTCGTACGTGCAGTTCGCCAAGCACGACTACTCCTACCCGCTGGTCGAGACGCTCAAGAGCGGCGTCGCGCGAGACGCCGGGGCGGCGGTACCTCCGGGTGGCGCCCCGGTCACCGGCCAGGCGGCCACCGTGCCGGCGCCCGGCAAGAAGGgagccgccgcgccgccgcttcCCAGCAAGGCGCGCGGGGGCCAGAAGCGCCGTCAGTGTCGGCACTGCCTCGAGGAGTTCTCGGAGGACAGCAACGTGCGCGGATCGTGCGAGTACGCGCCGGACAACGTGCTCGCGTGCATCAACGCCGCCTCGTGCATCTCGTGCGCCCACTGCATGCTGTATCACTGCATGGCCGACGCCGAGGGCGACTTCAGCCAGCGGCCCTGCTCGTGCTCGGGCTCTCCGAGGGACTGCCGCCGCCGTTGGGCGGgactggcgctgctgtcgctgtTGGTGCCCTGTCTGTGGTGTTACCTGCCCCTCAGGGCCTGCCACCGGGCGGCCGTCGGCTGCGGACTGTGCGGGGGTCGGCACCAGGCCTGA